The following coding sequences lie in one uncultured Mailhella sp. genomic window:
- a CDS encoding alpha/beta hydrolase, with the protein MNAFVPVFLSALLAFAPALSAQGRDGEFPVPSTVSPQLQSMIAAGIPEGWDKPPRTVQEWKTWIHSVAQRQLKGLPALREKLGVTMKTDTIAGVPVFIFEPKDAPDDGRLLLNLHGGGYVLGPGEAGTQEAVFMAGIGKCRVVYADYRMAPDFPYPAAIDDAMAVYRELLKRRPAESIGVFGTSTGGAMTLILALRAKDEGLPLPAALASGTPWAQINEVGDSYATNEGVDNVLVSYHGWLEGAARLYAAGHDMEDPYLSPVNGDVRGFPPTLLTSGTRDLFLSNTVRMHLKLRQAGVPADLIIFEGLSHAQYHMDADMPEARFHFEELGRFFRKHVKPAAVQ; encoded by the coding sequence ATGAACGCTTTTGTCCCGGTTTTTCTGTCTGCGCTTCTGGCCTTTGCTCCCGCGCTTTCCGCCCAAGGCAGGGACGGCGAATTTCCCGTGCCCTCCACCGTCAGCCCTCAGCTTCAGTCCATGATCGCCGCGGGCATCCCCGAAGGGTGGGACAAGCCGCCCCGCACAGTTCAGGAATGGAAAACCTGGATCCATTCCGTGGCGCAGCGCCAGCTCAAGGGCCTGCCCGCCCTGCGTGAAAAACTCGGCGTGACCATGAAGACCGACACCATTGCCGGCGTGCCTGTGTTCATTTTTGAGCCGAAGGACGCGCCCGACGACGGACGTCTGCTCCTGAATCTGCACGGCGGCGGTTACGTTCTCGGCCCGGGAGAAGCAGGCACGCAGGAAGCCGTGTTCATGGCCGGCATCGGCAAGTGCCGCGTCGTCTATGCGGATTACAGAATGGCGCCGGATTTTCCGTATCCCGCCGCCATCGACGACGCCATGGCCGTTTATCGCGAACTTCTGAAGCGGCGTCCCGCAGAAAGCATCGGCGTGTTCGGCACGTCTACGGGCGGAGCCATGACGCTCATTCTCGCCCTTCGCGCCAAAGACGAAGGCCTGCCGCTTCCCGCCGCCCTGGCCTCGGGAACCCCGTGGGCGCAGATCAACGAAGTCGGCGACAGCTACGCCACCAACGAAGGCGTGGACAACGTTCTCGTCAGCTATCACGGCTGGCTGGAAGGAGCGGCCAGGCTCTACGCCGCCGGACACGACATGGAAGATCCCTACCTCTCCCCGGTGAACGGCGACGTGCGCGGCTTCCCGCCCACCCTGCTCACCTCCGGCACCAGAGATCTCTTTCTCAGCAATACCGTGCGCATGCATCTCAAACTGAGGCAGGCCGGAGTGCCCGCCGATCTCATCATTTTTGAAGGTCTCTCGCACGCGCAGTATCACATGGACGCAGACATGCCCGAAGCCAGATTCCACTTTGAAGAGCTCGGGCGATTCTTCCGAAAGCATGTGAAGCCCGCAGCCGTGCAATAA
- a CDS encoding tRNA(Ile)-lysidine synthetase — protein MDYASLAPLGDILATVTDQKRFALAYSGGLDSRFLAHAAHALGFSPLLLHVTGPHVPPEETAFARSWAESLSLEFREIPVNPLCLPSVAAGSRERCYACKKAMFTTLAAVSDLPLCDGTNASDALVFRPGLRAVRELGVASPLALAGLTKNDIHLLAEKTGMSLPQQKARPCLLTRLPYGVSPSEDALAAVAAGEHVVRRMLAEAGMSETDFRLRLVSADRPELHMLAADVCSMPPDLAPRLLRAVHAAMPGYPAPVLSAQETLSGFFDRPSA, from the coding sequence ATGGACTACGCTTCTCTTGCCCCTCTGGGCGACATTCTCGCCACCGTGACCGATCAGAAACGCTTCGCCCTCGCCTACTCCGGCGGCCTCGACAGCCGCTTTCTTGCGCACGCCGCGCATGCACTGGGCTTTTCGCCGCTGCTTCTGCACGTCACGGGGCCGCACGTGCCGCCGGAAGAAACCGCCTTCGCCCGTTCATGGGCCGAAAGTCTCTCCCTTGAATTCCGGGAGATTCCCGTCAATCCGCTGTGTCTGCCTTCCGTGGCCGCAGGCTCGCGTGAGCGCTGCTACGCGTGCAAAAAAGCCATGTTCACCACGCTGGCCGCCGTTTCCGACCTGCCGCTGTGCGACGGCACCAACGCTTCCGACGCTCTCGTGTTCCGTCCGGGCCTGCGGGCCGTGCGGGAACTTGGCGTCGCCTCCCCTCTCGCTCTTGCCGGACTGACCAAAAACGATATACATTTGCTTGCCGAAAAAACCGGCATGTCGCTGCCGCAGCAGAAAGCCAGACCTTGTCTGCTCACCCGCCTGCCCTACGGAGTCTCTCCCTCGGAAGACGCGCTTGCGGCCGTTGCCGCCGGAGAACACGTCGTGCGGCGCATGCTCGCCGAAGCCGGCATGTCCGAGACCGACTTCCGTCTGCGCCTCGTCTCCGCAGACAGACCGGAACTGCACATGCTCGCCGCCGACGTCTGCTCCATGCCCCCGGACCTTGCACCTCGGCTGCTTCGGGCAGTCCATGCTGCCATGCCGGGATATCCCGCACCCGTGCTGTCCGCGCAGGAAACCCTTTCCGGCTTTTTCGACCGGCCATCCGCATAA
- a CDS encoding ABC transporter ATP-binding protein gives MLPLLDVQHLTVSFGSVPVVRDISFSLFRGRTLCLVGESGSGKSMTAFTIMRLLPPPGRVCSGALLFEGEDLLKLREKDMRRRRGRDISMIFQEPMTSLNPVLRIGKQLAEPLEIHEGLHGRAAEERAAELMDLVGIPDPVRRLNDYPHQFSGGMRQRVMIAMALACSPKLLLADEPTTALDITIQGQILRLLGRLARERDMGVLLITHDLGVVAEAADDVAVMYAGELMEQAPVSEFFAEPLHPYSRGLMACAPLVGNHNCERLPSIPGMVPLPSELPEGCSFRPRCPHASQQCLSEPPLRAVSEHHFVRCWKAFA, from the coding sequence ATGCTTCCCCTGCTCGACGTTCAGCATCTCACCGTATCCTTTGGTTCCGTTCCCGTCGTGCGCGACATCAGTTTTTCGCTGTTTCGGGGCCGCACGCTCTGCCTCGTGGGCGAATCCGGATCCGGCAAGAGCATGACGGCCTTTACCATCATGCGCCTGCTTCCCCCTCCGGGACGCGTTTGCTCGGGAGCCCTGCTCTTTGAAGGCGAAGACCTGCTCAAGCTCAGGGAAAAGGACATGCGCCGCCGGCGGGGCCGCGACATCTCCATGATATTCCAGGAACCCATGACCTCCCTGAATCCCGTGCTGCGCATAGGAAAACAGCTTGCCGAGCCTCTCGAAATCCACGAAGGCCTGCACGGCCGCGCGGCCGAAGAGCGTGCCGCCGAGCTCATGGATCTCGTGGGCATACCCGACCCCGTCCGCAGGCTCAACGACTATCCGCATCAGTTTTCCGGCGGCATGCGACAGCGCGTCATGATAGCCATGGCGCTGGCCTGCTCTCCCAAGCTCCTGCTGGCCGACGAACCCACCACCGCGCTCGACATCACCATTCAGGGGCAGATTCTGCGCCTTCTCGGCAGGCTCGCCCGTGAAAGAGACATGGGCGTGCTGCTCATCACCCACGATCTCGGCGTGGTGGCCGAAGCCGCGGACGACGTCGCCGTCATGTACGCCGGGGAACTCATGGAACAGGCGCCGGTTTCCGAATTCTTCGCCGAGCCGCTGCATCCCTACTCCCGGGGCCTCATGGCCTGTGCGCCCCTCGTGGGCAATCACAACTGCGAAAGGCTGCCCTCCATTCCCGGCATGGTTCCGCTGCCTTCCGAACTTCCCGAAGGCTGTTCCTTCCGTCCGCGCTGCCCGCACGCTTCGCAGCAGTGCCTCAGTGAACCGCCGCTCCGGGCCGTCAGCGAGCACCATTTCGTGCGATGCTGGAAGGCTTTCGCATAA
- a CDS encoding MFS transporter encodes MEAVFSPLAKARWSAVFSLFMGVTCLISAEFTPVSLLTPIAQGLSISEGMAGQTVTAVGALAMMTSLLLAPLTRHTDRRRILLILSALLIVSNLLVAFASNYLTLMLGRALLGVCVGGFWSMASAVTIQLVPQKDIPRALSILYSGVSVATIISLPLASLLEETFGWRNVFLLSAVPGIVSLIWQYAVLPSIPPRPGNDFRGMFALLKVRWALAGIAATIFAYGGYHSLFTYLRPYLEHGLALAPGALSAMLLAYGVANTAGTFIAGVLLNRHFRATMMGMHAALAVMAMILFIVPGSVVVSIPLLLLWGFFFGMLCVGWTAWIARTLADKAEIAGGLSVAAIQFSIGSAAALGGHIYDASGMSGIFLMASVILVGAIVLAVTSFSLYFRSTGKKL; translated from the coding sequence ATGGAAGCCGTCTTCTCCCCTCTTGCAAAAGCCCGCTGGTCCGCCGTGTTCTCCCTGTTCATGGGCGTGACCTGCCTCATTTCCGCAGAATTCACGCCCGTGAGTCTGCTTACCCCCATAGCCCAGGGGCTTTCCATTTCCGAAGGCATGGCCGGACAGACCGTCACCGCCGTAGGCGCGCTCGCCATGATGACCAGTCTGCTGCTCGCCCCCCTCACCCGTCACACCGACAGACGCCGCATTCTGCTGATTCTCTCCGCCCTGCTCATCGTTTCCAATCTGCTGGTGGCCTTCGCCTCCAACTACCTCACCCTCATGCTCGGCCGCGCGCTGCTCGGCGTGTGCGTCGGCGGATTCTGGTCCATGGCCTCCGCCGTCACCATTCAGCTCGTTCCGCAGAAGGACATTCCCCGCGCGCTCAGCATTCTCTATTCCGGCGTGTCCGTGGCCACCATCATTTCCCTGCCGCTGGCCAGCCTGCTGGAAGAAACCTTCGGCTGGCGCAACGTCTTTCTGCTTTCCGCCGTGCCCGGCATCGTGTCCCTCATCTGGCAGTACGCCGTGCTGCCCTCCATTCCGCCCCGCCCGGGCAACGACTTTCGCGGCATGTTCGCCCTGCTCAAGGTGCGCTGGGCGCTCGCAGGCATTGCGGCCACCATTTTCGCCTACGGCGGCTACCATTCCCTGTTCACCTACCTGCGCCCCTATCTGGAACACGGCCTCGCGCTCGCTCCCGGCGCGCTTTCCGCCATGCTGCTCGCCTACGGCGTTGCCAACACTGCCGGAACCTTCATCGCCGGCGTGCTGCTGAACCGCCATTTCCGCGCCACCATGATGGGCATGCACGCCGCCCTCGCCGTCATGGCCATGATTCTGTTCATCGTGCCCGGTTCCGTCGTGGTCAGCATTCCGCTGCTTCTGCTCTGGGGCTTTTTCTTCGGCATGCTCTGCGTCGGCTGGACGGCCTGGATTGCCCGCACTCTGGCCGACAAGGCGGAAATCGCCGGCGGACTCTCGGTGGCCGCCATCCAGTTTTCCATCGGCTCCGCCGCGGCCCTCGGCGGACACATCTACGACGCCTCCGGCATGTCCGGCATTTTCCTCATGGCCTCCGTCATTCTTGTGGGAGCCATCGTGCTCGCCGTGACCAGCTTTTCCCTCTACTTCCGCAGCACCGGAAAAAAACTCTAG
- a CDS encoding twin-arginine translocation signal domain-containing protein has protein sequence MSISRRNFLRAGAVVAGTLAAGMTLPGRGIAAQSRAKVYAAKSLDSETLRKMYALVNGGITGRVAIKLHTGEPDGPNILPRDWVRDLQATIPQSSIVECNVLYASPRQTTEGHREVIRHNGWTFCPVDIMDADGDASLPVKGGQAPQGTGRGIASSQL, from the coding sequence ATGAGCATTTCTCGACGGAATTTTCTCAGGGCCGGAGCGGTCGTGGCGGGAACGCTGGCTGCGGGCATGACGCTGCCGGGGCGCGGCATTGCGGCGCAGAGCAGGGCGAAGGTGTACGCCGCGAAGTCGTTGGACAGTGAAACGCTGCGGAAAATGTACGCTCTGGTGAACGGCGGCATCACGGGCAGGGTGGCCATCAAGCTGCACACCGGCGAGCCGGACGGGCCGAACATTCTGCCGCGCGACTGGGTTCGTGATCTTCAGGCGACCATTCCGCAGAGCAGCATTGTCGAGTGCAACGTGCTCTATGCGAGCCCCCGCCAGACTACGGAAGGGCACAGAGAGGTGATCCGGCACAACGGCTGGACGTTCTGCCCCGTGGACATCATGGACGCCGACGGCGACGCATCCCTTCCCGTGAAGGGGGGGCAGGCACCTCAAGGAACTGGCCGTGGGATCGCATCTTCTCAATTATGA
- a CDS encoding FeoA family protein — MSIPLRSLPVGTKARIASVRADGELGRRIRDMGLVPGAEVEVIGRAPLRDPVALRLPGFTLSLRNNEADFILVEKVD, encoded by the coding sequence ATGAGCATACCTCTTCGTTCTCTTCCCGTAGGCACCAAGGCGCGCATTGCATCCGTACGAGCCGATGGTGAACTGGGCCGCCGCATCCGCGACATGGGACTGGTTCCCGGAGCCGAAGTGGAAGTCATAGGCCGCGCGCCGCTGCGCGATCCCGTAGCCCTCCGCCTGCCGGGCTTTACCTTGAGCCTGCGCAACAACGAAGCTGATTTCATTCTGGTGGAGAAGGTGGACTGA
- the larB gene encoding nickel pincer cofactor biosynthesis protein LarB, which produces MNHGILFDHARASRIGLPEAVFCEGKPFEAVRELLEQFGRGSGRPVLFTRLAQDVFERMPAELREQYDYHPLSRTAFGDTLPSGKKGRVAIVSAGTSDGPVAWEAARTLEYLGIEHAVFEDCGVAGLWRIAERLDDINRFQAVIVVAGLDAALASVMGGLTPLPVFGVPTSVGYGVAKGGQAALASMLSSCAPGIAVMNIDNGYGAACAAARVVNHL; this is translated from the coding sequence ATGAATCACGGCATTCTTTTCGACCATGCCCGCGCCTCGCGCATCGGCCTGCCGGAAGCGGTCTTTTGCGAAGGCAAGCCCTTCGAGGCCGTCCGGGAACTTCTGGAACAATTCGGCAGAGGCTCTGGACGCCCCGTGCTGTTCACCAGACTCGCCCAGGACGTGTTCGAGCGCATGCCCGCAGAGCTGCGGGAACAGTACGACTACCACCCTCTTTCCCGGACGGCCTTCGGCGACACACTGCCCTCAGGCAAGAAAGGCCGCGTGGCCATCGTTTCCGCCGGCACTTCCGACGGCCCGGTCGCCTGGGAGGCGGCCCGCACCCTGGAATATCTCGGCATAGAGCACGCCGTGTTTGAAGACTGCGGCGTGGCCGGACTCTGGAGGATTGCGGAACGGCTGGACGACATCAACCGCTTTCAGGCGGTCATCGTCGTGGCCGGACTCGACGCGGCGCTCGCCAGCGTCATGGGCGGACTCACGCCTCTGCCCGTGTTCGGCGTGCCCACCTCCGTGGGCTACGGCGTGGCCAAAGGCGGCCAGGCGGCGCTGGCAAGCATGCTTTCCAGCTGCGCCCCGGGCATTGCCGTCATGAACATCGACAACGGCTACGGCGCGGCCTGTGCCGCAGCCCGCGTGGTAAATCATCTATGA
- a CDS encoding DUF362 domain-containing protein has translation MGSHLLNYDSMLVLTHFKGHTLGGFGGSLKNISIGCASGRTGKQQLHRLTPDGGWPGGEPFMERMVEGGKAIVDHFGTHIAYINVLRNMSVSCDCEGTAAEPVQLPDLGILASTDIQAIDRASVDMIYALPEDVRAPMVERMESRKGLRQLSYMKEMGLGSSEYELIWV, from the coding sequence GTGGGATCGCATCTTCTCAATTATGACTCCATGCTGGTGCTGACGCATTTCAAGGGGCACACGCTCGGCGGGTTCGGCGGTTCGCTCAAGAATATTTCCATAGGCTGCGCGTCGGGCAGAACGGGCAAGCAGCAGCTGCACCGCCTGACGCCGGACGGCGGCTGGCCGGGCGGCGAGCCCTTCATGGAACGCATGGTGGAGGGCGGCAAGGCCATTGTGGATCATTTCGGCACGCATATTGCCTACATCAATGTGCTCCGCAACATGTCGGTGAGCTGCGACTGCGAAGGCACGGCCGCCGAGCCCGTGCAACTGCCGGATCTCGGCATACTGGCGTCCACGGATATTCAGGCCATAGACCGGGCGTCCGTGGACATGATCTACGCGCTGCCGGAAGACGTGCGCGCGCCCATGGTGGAACGCATGGAAAGCCGGAAGGGGCTGCGTCAGCTTTCCTACATGAAGGAAATGGGACTCGGCAGCAGCGAATACGAGCTGATCTGGGTCTAG
- a CDS encoding LysR family transcriptional regulator — MELRVLRYFLVVAREESISRAAELLHITQPTLSRQIMELEDELGKKLFLRGGRRMTLTEDGVFLRGRAQEIVSLADSTAEEFRSTEEDVSGEIRIGGGESPGMRLIAAAATELVAAHPHVSCQFFSGNAADVMDRLDKGLVDFGVFVEPADLSRYEYVRLPTAERWGVLMRADSPLAARAALRPEDVTALPLICSRQALVANEISGWMGQSFDRLNVIATYNLLYNASLLVEEGMGYALCLEGIIRSDNGGPLCFRPLEPGLEVGLAIAWKKYQVFSRAAEKFLGILQENMRRRKAPVR, encoded by the coding sequence ATGGAGCTGAGAGTATTGCGATATTTTCTTGTGGTGGCGCGTGAGGAAAGCATTTCCCGCGCGGCGGAACTTCTGCACATCACGCAGCCGACGCTTTCCCGGCAGATCATGGAACTGGAGGATGAGCTCGGCAAGAAGCTTTTTCTGCGCGGCGGCCGCCGCATGACGCTGACGGAAGACGGCGTGTTTCTGCGCGGGAGGGCGCAGGAGATAGTGTCGCTGGCGGACAGCACGGCCGAGGAATTTCGCTCGACGGAGGAAGACGTCAGCGGCGAGATACGCATAGGGGGCGGGGAGTCGCCGGGCATGCGTCTCATTGCCGCTGCGGCCACGGAGCTTGTGGCCGCGCATCCCCATGTGTCCTGTCAGTTTTTCAGCGGCAACGCGGCCGACGTCATGGACAGACTGGACAAGGGCCTTGTGGATTTCGGCGTGTTTGTGGAGCCTGCCGATCTTTCCCGCTATGAGTACGTCAGGCTGCCGACGGCGGAGCGCTGGGGCGTGCTCATGCGCGCAGACAGTCCGCTTGCGGCCAGGGCGGCGCTGCGTCCCGAGGACGTGACGGCGCTTCCGCTCATCTGTTCGCGTCAGGCGCTGGTGGCCAATGAGATTTCCGGCTGGATGGGGCAGAGCTTCGACAGGTTGAACGTCATAGCCACGTACAACCTTCTTTACAACGCGTCGCTGCTGGTGGAGGAGGGCATGGGCTACGCGCTTTGTCTTGAAGGCATCATCCGCAGCGACAACGGCGGGCCGTTGTGCTTTCGTCCGCTGGAACCCGGTCTGGAGGTGGGGCTGGCCATTGCCTGGAAGAAATATCAGGTGTTTTCCCGCGCGGCGGAAAAGTTTCTCGGCATACTTCAGGAGAATATGCGGCGCAGAAAAGCTCCTGTGCGCTGA
- a CDS encoding DUF362 domain-containing protein, whose protein sequence is MAPSKVYFTDMRCKVGVSLLDKLDKLIRAAGIETIDFENKFVAIKMHFGEPGNLSFLRPNFARVVAERVKALGGRPFLTDCNTLYVGRRKHALEHLDAANENGFSPLSTGCQIIIADGLKGTDDVEVPLEGCTEFKSARIGRAIMDADIFISLTHFKGHEITGFGGTIKNIGMGCGSRAGKMAMHSMGKPTVDPEKCRGCRTCSRYCAQSAISYGEDHKAVINHDVCVGCGRCIATCNFDAISNAIDADSSILNRRMAEYTKAVIQGRPSFHISIVNQVSPCCDCHGENDAAVVPDIGMFASFDPVALDKACIDAVNAAPVIASSVLGQCDHGQHDHFTSIHPTTDWRSQIEHAEAIGLGTAEYELVSL, encoded by the coding sequence ATGGCACCATCGAAAGTTTATTTCACCGACATGCGCTGCAAGGTGGGTGTCAGCCTGCTCGACAAGCTGGACAAGCTCATCCGCGCCGCCGGCATCGAGACCATCGACTTTGAAAACAAGTTCGTAGCCATCAAGATGCACTTCGGCGAACCCGGCAACCTGTCCTTCCTGCGTCCCAACTTCGCCCGCGTCGTGGCCGAACGCGTGAAGGCCCTCGGCGGCCGCCCCTTCCTCACCGACTGCAACACCCTGTACGTCGGCCGCCGCAAGCATGCTCTGGAACATCTCGACGCCGCCAATGAAAACGGCTTCTCGCCCCTCAGCACCGGCTGCCAGATCATCATTGCCGACGGCCTCAAGGGCACCGACGACGTGGAAGTGCCGCTGGAAGGCTGCACCGAATTCAAGAGCGCCCGCATCGGCCGCGCCATCATGGACGCCGACATCTTCATTTCCCTCACCCACTTCAAAGGTCATGAAATCACGGGCTTCGGCGGCACCATCAAGAACATCGGCATGGGCTGCGGCAGCCGTGCGGGCAAAATGGCCATGCACAGCATGGGCAAACCCACGGTCGATCCTGAAAAGTGCCGCGGCTGCCGCACCTGCTCCCGTTATTGCGCTCAGTCGGCCATTTCCTACGGCGAAGATCACAAGGCCGTCATCAATCACGACGTCTGCGTGGGCTGCGGCCGCTGCATTGCCACCTGCAACTTCGACGCCATCTCCAATGCCATCGACGCCGACAGCAGCATTCTGAACCGCCGCATGGCCGAATACACCAAGGCCGTGATTCAGGGCCGTCCCAGCTTCCACATCAGCATCGTCAATCAGGTTTCCCCCTGCTGCGACTGCCACGGCGAAAACGACGCCGCCGTGGTGCCGGACATCGGCATGTTCGCCAGCTTCGATCCCGTGGCTCTGGACAAGGCCTGCATCGACGCCGTGAACGCCGCACCCGTCATCGCCTCCAGCGTGCTCGGTCAGTGCGATCACGGTCAGCACGACCACTTCACCAGCATCCATCCCACCACGGACTGGCGCAGCCAGATTGAACACGCCGAAGCCATCGGCCTCGGCACCGCCGAATACGAACTCGTCAGCCTCTAA
- a CDS encoding LarC family nickel insertion protein: MSNEHHDHSHDHHHHEHDAPSAPVLTVRAHSGLSGDMFLAGLLRMTEISPDELEATLVSIMPELSGCVQLVRKEVNHIGGWHAQVTLPHQHEHRTLADILSLIAAGGMSDEGKALASQTFTLLAQAEGAVHGLTPAQVHFHEVGALDSILDICLSCELFHRLSPSRFVASPLPMADGFVHCAHGVIPVPAPAVLELLDGVPVRPFSGQGETVTPTAMALLKALGAQFGPWPAMQVEKKALVYGTRVFEDAPNGALFACGRPEEF; this comes from the coding sequence ATGAGCAACGAACATCACGATCACTCCCACGACCATCACCATCACGAGCACGACGCGCCGTCCGCGCCCGTGCTGACCGTCCGCGCCCATTCCGGACTTTCCGGCGACATGTTTCTCGCCGGTCTGCTCCGCATGACGGAAATTTCACCGGACGAGCTGGAAGCGACCCTTGTTTCCATCATGCCCGAGCTTTCAGGATGCGTTCAGCTCGTGCGCAAGGAAGTGAACCACATAGGCGGCTGGCACGCGCAGGTTACGCTTCCGCATCAGCACGAACACCGCACGCTGGCCGACATTCTGTCGCTCATTGCCGCAGGAGGCATGAGCGACGAAGGCAAGGCCCTCGCCTCGCAGACCTTCACGCTGCTTGCCCAGGCCGAAGGCGCGGTTCACGGTCTCACGCCCGCACAGGTGCATTTTCACGAAGTGGGCGCGCTGGACAGCATTCTCGACATCTGCCTGAGCTGCGAACTGTTCCACAGGCTTTCGCCCTCCCGCTTTGTCGCAAGCCCGCTGCCCATGGCCGACGGCTTCGTACACTGCGCCCACGGCGTCATTCCCGTGCCCGCCCCCGCGGTGCTGGAACTTCTGGACGGCGTGCCCGTGCGGCCCTTCTCCGGTCAGGGCGAAACCGTCACGCCCACGGCCATGGCGCTGCTGAAGGCGCTCGGCGCGCAGTTCGGCCCATGGCCCGCCATGCAGGTGGAAAAAAAGGCCCTGGTGTACGGCACCCGCGTGTTTGAAGACGCTCCCAACGGAGCACTCTTCGCCTGCGGACGCCCTGAAGAATTCTGA